In [Phormidium] sp. ETS-05, the genomic window TAGTATGGGGGCTTGGACGGCTAGTGCCGAATTGAGGGGCATCAAGCTGGTGGCGAAAGATATGGCTACCGCCGCTGTGGCGGTTTCCCTCCAGGTGGTTCAAAGCGAACAGGCTGCTGCTAGGGCTGCTAATTTGGTGGAGTTGGCCGCCGCCAGTTTGAGTCAGCTCGGTGTTGCGTCGGACTTATCGGCGAGACAGGTGTCCGAAGTGCGCGATCGGTTGGAACTGCTGGCAGAAAAGATGGTATTCTTGCGCCATTTGTTTGAATCTTTGCAAGTGGTCACCCTAAATGTGGATGACATCGCCCAAATGGCTAATGTCTTGGCAGTGGATACGGGGGTGGCTGCGACTCGGAGAGGGCTGAGCGATAGTACGGGCGGCGAGGGGGTGGTCCATTACGTTGGCGCCCCTCTGGGGGGCGACTTGGCTTATTTGGCTGCTAACATTCGCCAACTGGCAGAAAGAACCCAACAGTCTGCCCGACAAATTCACGATATTGTTGCCGATATCCAGAATTACGCCTTGGTAGGGGCGAATGGCGGTTTACCTCTACTAGGTGATGAGGATAATTCAGATTTGGCGTTGGCACGCCAGAATATGGAGCAAATGGTTGGCGCTTTAGCGCAATGTGCGATCGGGGTTGCTCAACTCACCGAGGCAATGCAAACTCTCCAAGCAGCTTCGCG contains:
- a CDS encoding methyl-accepting chemotaxis protein, whose amino-acid sequence is MVECSFCRGGVFFDSSMGAWTASAELRGIKLVAKDMATAAVAVSLQVVQSEQAAARAANLVELAAASLSQLGVASDLSARQVSEVRDRLELLAEKMVFLRHLFESLQVVTLNVDDIAQMANVLAVDTGVAATRRGLSDSTGGEGVVHYVGAPLGGDLAYLAANIRQLAERTQQSARQIHDIVADIQNYALVGANGGLPLLGDEDNSDLALARQNMEQMVGALAQCAIGVAQLTEAMQTLQAASRQNLGDIGRTTVAMENLKNSALQLSQRI